A part of Lacibacter sp. H407 genomic DNA contains:
- a CDS encoding globin domain-containing protein: MTANETHLVKYSWSVVERIDPVVAGGIFYKRLFESAPYLKPMFSESIPVQSKKLMAMIGYVINRLDKLDTILEDVKQLAKRRVKYGVQEEHYEIVGSALLWTLAQALANLFTDEVKQAWANCYNLLASAMLEATAEAPERA; encoded by the coding sequence ATGACAGCTAACGAAACTCACCTCGTAAAGTATTCCTGGTCGGTTGTTGAACGTATTGATCCTGTAGTGGCAGGTGGAATCTTTTACAAACGTCTTTTTGAATCGGCACCTTATTTAAAGCCAATGTTCAGCGAATCAATTCCTGTGCAATCAAAAAAATTGATGGCTATGATCGGTTATGTGATCAACAGGCTTGATAAGCTGGATACAATTCTTGAAGATGTAAAACAATTAGCAAAGCGTCGCGTGAAATATGGAGTGCAGGAAGAGCATTATGAAATTGTAGGCAGTGCTTTGTTATGGACATTAGCGCAGGCATTGGCAAACCTATTTACTGACGAAGTAAAACAGGCTTGGGCTAACTGCTATAATCTATTGGCATCAGCTATGTTGGAAGCAACGGCTGAAGCACCTGAACGTGCATAA
- a CDS encoding globin domain-containing protein: MTKEEIILIKRTWKLFREINPVVVGDTFYSKLFLENPSVRKMFPKEMNQQYQKLIDMLSTIVGRLDNLEELSSDIAAMAQRHVAYGVKPAQYQKVGEALLWTLEQGLGKDYTPEVKEAWTKCYTALADAMINATAN; the protein is encoded by the coding sequence ATGACAAAGGAAGAAATCATATTGATCAAACGTACATGGAAGCTCTTCCGGGAAATTAACCCGGTTGTTGTGGGTGATACATTTTATTCGAAACTTTTTCTTGAGAATCCATCGGTACGTAAAATGTTTCCAAAGGAAATGAATCAGCAATATCAGAAGTTAATCGATATGCTCAGCACAATAGTAGGCCGGCTCGACAATCTGGAAGAATTATCAAGCGATATAGCTGCAATGGCGCAACGTCATGTAGCATATGGTGTAAAACCGGCACAATACCAAAAAGTAGGAGAAGCCCTGTTGTGGACATTGGAACAAGGGCTCGGAAAAGATTATACACCGGAAGTAAAGGAAGCATGGACCAAATGTTACACTGCACTGGCTGATGCCATGATCAATGCAACCGCAAACTGA
- a CDS encoding LytR/AlgR family response regulator transcription factor — MKAVIIEDEDIIARVLQGKIKNVDPSIDVVEIIPSLKVAKKWFFNNAEPDILFMDIQLSDGVSFELLEHFKLNCPIVFTTAYDEYAIRAFKVNGVDYLLKPVDEEELTRAINKCKAIIERKNPVATDFTELMKALANPQQSVNKYKERFLVNIRNQWMPIATSDIACFAKEALNYVYLFNGDRYMLDFSTLDDVEEVLNPDQFYRANRQYIINIDAIQTVKPMENSKLTIRLKEPNHKFEIDMSREKAPVFKKWVDK; from the coding sequence ATGAAAGCAGTTATTATTGAAGACGAAGACATCATTGCACGTGTATTGCAAGGCAAGATCAAAAATGTTGACCCTTCCATTGATGTAGTTGAAATCATCCCCAGTTTGAAAGTGGCAAAGAAATGGTTTTTCAATAATGCCGAGCCTGATATCTTATTTATGGATATTCAATTGAGCGATGGTGTAAGTTTCGAACTGCTTGAGCATTTTAAACTCAATTGCCCCATTGTATTCACCACAGCTTATGATGAGTATGCCATTCGTGCTTTTAAAGTGAACGGAGTTGATTATTTATTGAAACCAGTTGATGAAGAGGAGTTAACAAGAGCGATTAATAAATGCAAAGCTATTATTGAACGAAAGAATCCGGTTGCTACCGATTTCACTGAGTTAATGAAAGCATTGGCCAATCCGCAACAGTCGGTGAATAAGTACAAGGAACGATTCCTTGTAAACATCCGCAACCAGTGGATGCCCATTGCTACAAGTGACATTGCCTGCTTCGCCAAAGAAGCGCTCAACTATGTGTACCTGTTTAATGGCGATCGCTATATGCTTGATTTTTCTACACTGGATGATGTTGAGGAGGTGCTTAACCCAGATCAGTTTTACAGGGCCAATCGCCAATACATCATTAACATCGATGCTATTCAAACAGTGAAGCCAATGGAGAATTCAAAGCTCACTATCCGCCTGAAAGAACCCAATCATAAATTTGAAATTGATATGAGCCGGGAAAAAGCGCCGGTGTTTAAAAAATGGGTAGACAAATAA
- a CDS encoding ligand-binding sensor domain-containing protein: MKILLSILFSIFLLSDASAQQSRFFFKKLTVADGLNDGGILALSQDSRGFIWFSTRAGLNRFDGYSVKSYSYIAGDSTSLPTSLSRAMSPDSSGGFLVGLEDGMLEYNANTDRFTPVKALEGTWVFQIEPINKTTVFISTRKGLVKYNPVTKKAYYYKDGPVEVLKGRVFSFERKENFLFFISTDGLYRFNTTTEQVNKISIPFIEGKPLMAMTIDHKKNYWLVVNDKEAVIKVSPDLQQYEVYSEFFESGKNTIGNFTSMISDKKGRIWITTQLDGLLFYNERLNKFERILHDPLKVWTPSTNLHSSAYCDKDGVMWIAGNNGVNYFNPDKNLFHIIPVFNKDVDIRNRRVARIATEDKNGKLWFGTIDGLVKYDPVTNEYREWNNRDDQAPMIHFNSVRGLLCDDENNIWIATGRGINQYLQKENKMIFYTSKDSIPAVFYFSADKDRSGNFWFSTRDGDGFYYYNTKEKKFHSIRSFPGLSRFAGNGGRKLFHDSKGRYWLGFNGSGLAMYDAAADTSHHWVASTNGQQGISGNSIVDITEDKKGIVWISTFTGLTSIDPETKTIKNYNQTNGLINNSASAIAVDVQNRLWIATGAGLMMLDSSRTYFTSFGLQHGLPSIEFPEHAASVLSDGDVMMPTQNGFVRFSPQQFTKEHKQLVPFFTSFALSGKQAQALLQDEIVLKHDENFFTIGFAAINYENASGTWYAYKLDGVDKDWKYTQNRFADYTKLPGGNYTFHVKASDDRMEWNCTEKTINIHIATVFYKTWWFRLMIFLIAIALVYVFYRYRIRQQQKLLELQGKAQLLEKEKVMVMYESLRQQLNPHFLFNSLTSLSGLIQTDQKMAGNFLEQMSKIYRYILKNRDSELVSLKEELAFVQVYINLQKTRFKEGLQVKMNVSEEELHKKIAPVTLQNLVENAMKHNIIDLDTPLIIEIVSEDGYLLVKNNLQKKNLVETSNKQGLASLQSLYQYLSRRPVLIEETTSEFIIRIPLI, encoded by the coding sequence ATGAAAATCCTTCTTTCCATCCTGTTCTCCATTTTCCTGTTAAGCGATGCATCTGCACAGCAGAGCCGTTTCTTTTTCAAGAAGCTTACAGTAGCTGATGGCCTGAACGACGGCGGTATACTTGCGCTTTCTCAGGATAGCAGGGGTTTTATTTGGTTTTCAACAAGAGCCGGGCTTAACAGATTCGATGGTTATTCAGTTAAAAGTTACAGCTACATAGCCGGCGATAGTACTTCGCTACCAACTTCGCTTTCACGTGCTATGTCGCCCGATAGCAGCGGCGGGTTCCTCGTAGGTCTTGAAGACGGCATGCTGGAGTACAATGCAAATACTGATCGGTTTACACCGGTAAAGGCATTGGAGGGAACATGGGTGTTTCAAATTGAACCCATTAATAAAACCACTGTATTTATTTCCACCCGTAAAGGATTGGTGAAATACAATCCCGTAACAAAAAAAGCATACTACTATAAAGATGGGCCAGTTGAAGTGTTGAAGGGACGGGTGTTTTCATTTGAGCGGAAAGAAAATTTCCTGTTTTTTATAAGTACCGACGGTTTGTACAGGTTCAATACCACAACGGAGCAAGTGAATAAGATCAGTATCCCGTTTATTGAAGGCAAGCCGTTAATGGCTATGACGATCGATCACAAAAAGAATTACTGGCTGGTGGTGAATGATAAAGAAGCGGTGATAAAAGTATCGCCTGATCTGCAACAGTACGAAGTGTACAGCGAGTTTTTTGAATCAGGAAAAAATACCATTGGAAATTTTACCTCAATGATCTCCGATAAAAAAGGAAGGATCTGGATCACCACACAATTAGATGGATTGTTGTTTTATAATGAACGTTTGAATAAGTTTGAACGCATTCTTCACGATCCGTTAAAAGTATGGACGCCTTCAACCAACCTGCACAGCAGTGCTTACTGCGACAAGGATGGTGTAATGTGGATAGCAGGTAACAACGGTGTTAATTACTTCAATCCAGATAAAAATCTGTTTCACATTATCCCGGTATTTAATAAAGACGTAGACATCCGCAACCGCCGCGTGGCAAGGATAGCAACCGAAGACAAGAATGGCAAACTATGGTTTGGAACAATTGACGGATTGGTGAAGTACGATCCTGTTACAAACGAATATCGTGAATGGAATAACAGAGATGATCAAGCACCAATGATCCATTTCAATTCTGTTCGTGGTTTGTTGTGTGATGATGAGAATAATATCTGGATCGCAACCGGCAGAGGCATCAATCAATACTTGCAGAAGGAAAATAAAATGATTTTTTACACTTCGAAAGATTCGATCCCAGCAGTTTTTTATTTCTCTGCCGATAAAGACCGAAGCGGTAACTTCTGGTTTTCCACAAGAGACGGAGACGGTTTTTACTATTACAATACAAAAGAAAAAAAATTTCACAGCATCCGTTCGTTTCCGGGATTGAGCAGATTTGCAGGGAACGGCGGACGAAAATTATTTCACGACAGTAAGGGACGTTACTGGCTTGGCTTTAATGGAAGTGGTTTGGCCATGTATGATGCAGCAGCAGATACTTCTCATCATTGGGTTGCTTCAACAAACGGGCAACAAGGTATTTCAGGTAACAGCATTGTTGATATTACAGAGGATAAGAAAGGAATTGTATGGATCAGTACGTTTACCGGGTTAACGTCGATTGATCCGGAAACGAAAACCATCAAAAATTATAATCAAACCAACGGACTTATTAATAACAGTGCCAGTGCAATTGCTGTTGATGTACAAAACAGGTTATGGATCGCAACGGGAGCTGGTTTAATGATGCTGGATAGCAGTCGCACTTATTTTACATCGTTTGGATTGCAGCACGGATTGCCCTCTATTGAATTTCCCGAGCATGCTGCTTCCGTATTGTCTGATGGTGATGTGATGATGCCTACGCAAAACGGCTTTGTGCGTTTTTCACCACAGCAATTTACAAAAGAGCATAAGCAGTTGGTACCCTTCTTTACTTCATTTGCATTGTCGGGCAAACAGGCACAAGCCCTGTTGCAGGATGAGATCGTATTGAAGCACGATGAGAATTTTTTCACGATCGGTTTTGCGGCGATCAATTATGAAAATGCATCGGGCACCTGGTATGCATACAAGTTAGATGGAGTAGATAAAGACTGGAAGTATACACAAAACCGGTTTGCTGATTATACAAAACTGCCCGGCGGCAATTATACGTTTCATGTAAAAGCATCGGATGATCGTATGGAATGGAATTGCACAGAGAAAACGATCAACATTCACATTGCTACTGTTTTCTATAAAACATGGTGGTTTCGGTTGATGATCTTTTTAATAGCTATTGCTCTTGTGTATGTATTCTATCGCTACCGTATTCGTCAGCAACAAAAGTTGCTGGAGCTGCAAGGGAAGGCACAATTGCTGGAAAAAGAAAAAGTAATGGTGATGTATGAAAGCTTACGGCAACAGTTGAATCCGCATTTTCTGTTTAACTCATTAACATCTTTATCAGGACTTATCCAAACCGATCAAAAGATGGCGGGTAATTTCCTGGAGCAGATGTCGAAGATCTATCGCTACATTTTAAAGAACAGGGATAGTGAGCTGGTGAGTTTAAAAGAAGAACTCGCTTTTGTACAGGTGTACATCAACCTGCAAAAAACACGATTCAAAGAAGGCTTGCAGGTAAAGATGAATGTAAGCGAAGAGGAACTCCATAAAAAAATTGCACCTGTTACGTTGCAGAACTTAGTAGAGAATGCCATGAAGCATAACATCATTGATCTTGATACGCCATTGATCATTGAAATAGTAAGCGAAGATGGTTACTTGTTGGTGAAGAATAATCTGCAGAAGAAGAATTTGGTGGAAACATCCAACAAGCAGGGGCTTGCCAGCTTACAATCATTGTATCAATACCTGAGCAGAAGACCGGTGTTAATTGAAGAAACAACAAGTGAATTCATTATCCGTATTCCGTTGATCTGA